A single Argentina anserina chromosome 7, drPotAnse1.1, whole genome shotgun sequence DNA region contains:
- the LOC126803495 gene encoding LOW QUALITY PROTEIN: kinetochore protein NUF2 homolog (The sequence of the model RefSeq protein was modified relative to this genomic sequence to represent the inferred CDS: inserted 2 bases in 1 codon): MDSSGAIVGGLSARIDYVQSLALVEAFANRLVSSFAIEKGLAPIVFESDCLELVKATTVLDGDDSDFGKIVGDIQVSSNLVAHKMAKLVLSTGLSYAWYGANPPYGGSPTISVADFDLLKSDSERXELRSKIVQSPEKLQRALAEKKLIREQASKDEMLAMQSLKEKTAVDEVYAKVSKKLAKYLAQMHAIQEQVNTAKSTSKDYKAEKDKISCDKVLSKVLQDELLKQQAKLKELHDLKKLEKEQSLKFEEVNKELGNLKLEVEGRRNALEAREKTVEAALAEADIITAKTALVRKSGAADQQQLAHGSEDIINEFHKYLHSMEVLHQC, encoded by the exons ATGGATTCTTCAGGTGCTATTGTGGGAGGTTTGAGTGCTCGTATTGATTATGTGCAGTCTCTGGCTCTGGTGGAGGCGTTCGCAAACAGGTTGGTCAGTTCTTTTGCGATAGAAAAGGGTTTAGCCCCTATTGTTTTTGAGTCTGATTGTCTTGAGTTGGTTAAAGCAACAACTGTTCTGGATGGAGATGATTCTGATTTTGGTAAGATAGTGGGAGATATTCAAGTTTCATCTAATCTTGTTGCCCACAAAATGGCCAAACTAGTTCTTAGTACTGGTCTAAGTTATGCTTGGTATGGAGCGAATCCTCCATATGGAGGCTCTCCTACG ATATCTGTTGCTGATTTTGATCTGCTCAAAAGTGATTCAGAAAG CGAGTTGCGTTCAAAAATTGTTCAATCACCCGAAAAACTGCAG AGAGCTTTAGCAGAGAAGAAATTAATTAGAGAGCAGGCTTCGAAGGATGAAATGTTAGCCATGCAATCTTTGAAGGAGAAGACTGCTGTTGATGAGGTGTATGCGAAG GTTTCCAAAAAATTGGCAAAGTACTTGGCCCAGATGCATGCTATACAAGAACAG GTCAATACTGCTAAATCTACTAGCAAAGACTACAAGGCTGAAAAAGATAAAATAAGTTGTGACAAAGTCCTAAGCAAGGTTCTCCAGGATGAACTACTGAAACAGCAAgcaaaat TGAAAGAATTGCATGATTTGAAGAAGTTAGAAAAGGAACAGTCTCTCAAGTTTGAGGAGGTTAATAAAGAACTCGGTAATTTGAAGCTGGAGGTGGAAGGTAGGAGAAATGCTCTGGAAGCAAGGGAGAAGACTGTTGAAGCTGCATTAGCAGAG GCTGATATTATAACTGCAAAGACTGCATTAGTAAGAAAATCTGGGGCAGCTGATCAGCAACAATTGGCTCATGGAAGTGAGGATATTATTAATGAG TTCCACAAATACTTACATTCAATGGAAGTCCTGCATCAATGTTAA